The genomic interval ATGCCCATGTCTCTCGAGAGGCCGCCGAACAACGAAGCCAGTGACATGACAGATGGCTCCCTTCTGTCGGAAGATTTTGCTTAACCAGAACCTAGGAGTCCTTTATCCTTGAAGCTCACAAATGCGTTGTCCCCGATGATGATATGGTCCAGAACCTCGATCCCCAGAAGAGAGCCGGCTCTCGCAAGCCTTTGGGTAATGGCAATATCGTCAGGGCTCGGGCTGGGGTCGCCGCTTGGGTGGTTGTGCGCCAGTATGATGCCGGCTGACGCCGCCCGGATCGCCTCGCGGAAGACCTCACGGGGATGGACGATCGATGAGTTCAACGAGCCTATTGAGATCGTGGCCGTATCGATCACCCGGTTCCTGGTGTCGAGAAATATCGCACGAAACTCCTCCCGATCCAGGTACCGCATGGCCGGCATCAGAAGACTCGCTGCCTCCCCCGGGCTGCCGACCCCGACCCTCGTCTCCCCGTCACCCGCGAGCAGTCTCCTTCCAAGTTCGATCGAGGCCTTTATCTGCGCCGCCCTGACCGGCCCTATGCCTGGGATGGCGGCTAGTTCCAGAAGGCCGGCCGTTGCCAGCCTGCGGGGGCTCCCGACCGTCCCGATTACTCGGTTGCCCACATCCACCGCGCTCTCCCCACGCATCCCGCACCGGATTATCACCGCAATCAGCTCGGCGGTACTCACCGCCTCAGGGCCGAACTCCACAAGCCTCTCCATGGGGCGCTCCCCCATGGGCATGTCCTTGATCCCGCGCCTCCGAGACTTCCCGTCCATATCCGCACCTCGCCTGCAGTATTGCAAGCGGCGGCAGGATGGCTTACTAAATCAGCTCCAGCCCAAACTCCCGTAAGAGCGAAGAGAGCACCCCCAGCGGAAGCCCTACCACGCACGTGTAGTCACCCGTGATTCCGGAGACCAAGAGAGAGCCGACACCTTGTATGGCGTAGGCTCCGGCCTTATCCCACGGCTCCCCGGTCGCGAGGTAGTTCTCGATATTCCGGTCTGTGAGAGGCCTGAACCTCACCTCGGTGACCTCGTGTCCCGATACGCATCTGCCGGACGCGGCGTCCACGACGGCAACTCCCGAATAGACCTCATGTGCCCTGCCGGCGAGCATCCGGAGCATCCTCGCGGCGTCTTGTGCGTCCCGGGGTTTGCCCAGGATCGCTCCGTCCACCACCACGATGGTATCCGCCCCCACCACGAGCCCCTCAGGCACACGTGAAGCTACGTCCTCGGCTTTCGCCCGGGCGAGCGCTGTCACTAGACCGGCAGGGTTGTCCCCTTCCACCGATGCCTCGTCGACGCCGCTCGGGATGACCTGGAACTCCAGGCCGACCTCCTTCATCAGGTGCAATCGTCTGGGAGATGCAGATGCAAGGATGACTAGCCGAGTTGTCATGGGATCCCCCCGAGATGAAGTGAGGCTGGGCTTGGCTTGATAAGAGCGATGCCGCCTGGCACCGCCCGGAGGGCCGTCTTTCCCTTTCTTGAGTCTACCATTTGATTTTCCCGTTTACAAGAATCAGGTCTCGAGCTTCCGATGGCAAAAGCAGAGCGGGCCTCCAGCGATGGAAGCCCGCGTCGAGTCAACCGGTCCACCGAGGGCTAGACGGCTTCCTTGATCTCCGTCTCAGACGTGACAGGGTACCCGTTCTTTATGCACTTCACAGGACACTTCTGCACACAGACCCCGCACCTGGTGCACTTGGACTGGTCTATGACCGCGAGGTTGTCGTGCATGGCGATCGCCTTCTCAGGGCAGTTCTTCGCGCAGATGCCGCAACCTATGCAGCCGACTTTGCAGACTTGTTTCACCTCTGGACCTCGCGCGTGGGACTTGCACATCACGTTCACGGTCTCCTCGGCCGTCCTGAGTTCTATGATGTTCCGCGGACACGCCCGCACGCACTTCCCACATCCGGTGCATGCTGAATCGTCCACCACGGGCAGGCCGTTAGGAGACATGTGTATGGCGTCGAAAGGACACGCCGCCACGCAAGTCCCAAGTCCCAGGCAGCCGTAGGCACATCCTTTGAACCCGCCGCCCGTCATGGCGGCAGCGCGGCAGTCTCGGATCCCCTCATACCGGAAAAGGTCTGAAGCGTTGGCCCGATCGCCAAGGCAGAGAACCCTGGCATACTTCGGTTGGGAGTCACCGCACTCTACACCCATTATGGCCGCAACTTTGTGTGCCACAGCGGCTTGCCCCACGGGGCATCCGTCCACGGGTGCTTTACCAGCCGCCACCGCAGATGCGAACCCGGAACATCCAGGGAACCCGCACGCGCCGCAGTTGGCCCCGGGCAACACTCCCAGTATCTCATCGACCCTCGGGTCTTTCTTCACAGCGAGTTTCTTCGCCGCAACTCCGAGGGAGAGTCCGAAAATCAACCCCAATGCGCCCATGCTGACCAGGGCGTACAGGTAAGCCATCCGGCGTCACCCCCATGTTGAGTCGTCCGGGCTACAGGCCCATCAGCTTGGATATGTTGAACCCCGAGAACCCGAGGAACGCCATGGCCATAAGACCGGTGGTCACCAGCGCAATCGGGAACCCTACCATCGCCCGTGAGATAGGAGCGAGTTCCTGCCGCTCCCGCATGGCCGCGAACAGGATTATCGCCAGTGCGAACCCTGCTCCGCCGGCAAGGCCACTCACAGCCGCCTCGAGGAGGTTGTAGCTCTCCCGGATGTTCAGGATCGCTACGCCCAGAACGGCACAGTTGGTAGTGATCAGGGGCAGATAAATCCCGAGGGCTCGGTAGAGTGTGGGGCTGACCTTGAGAACCACCATCTCGATCAACTGAACCAGAGCCGCGATGACCAGAATGAACGAGACGGTCTGCAGGTAACCCATATTGAACGGGTTCAGGATCAGGTTCTGTATGAGCCAAGTCACAGCGGAAGCCACAGTCATCACAAAGATGACAGCCATGCCCATGCCGGTCGCGGTCTCCACCTGTTTGGACACTCCGATGAACGGGCAGACACCCAAGATGCGTGTGAGCATGACGTTGTTCACGAGTATTCCGCCCAGAAGGATCACAATGAGTTCACGCACTTATGTCGCCCCCCTCTCACTGCCCACACGGGCGCTTCCGCTTCATAGTGATGAGGTTCACGGCCCCTATCAGAAGACCCAGGGTTATGAACCCACCCACCGGCCGAGTGACCACGGCAGCGGCATACTCCGGCGGGAACAACTTGATGCCCTCGAACCCGAGGTCGGGCGCGGCCAGGATCACGCCGGTCCCGAGAGGCTCGCGGATCGCGGAGAGCAGCACCAGCGCGAGAGTGAACCCCACGCCCATGCCGATCCCGTCCATGATCGAGTTGAGCGGGGGGTTCTTCGAGGCGAAGGCCTCCGCCCTTGCCAGGATGATGCAGTTGACCACGATGAGCGGCACAAAGACCCCGAGGACCTTGTGCAACTCAGGGAGGTACGCCGCCATCGTCAGGTCCACGATGGTGACGAAAGTCGCGATCACCACAATGAAGCAGGGGATCCGGATCTGGTTCGGGATCACTTTGCGGATGATAGATATGATGAGGTTCGAGCCGAGAAGGACGAAAGTGGCCGCGAGCCCCATGCCTATCCCGTTCGATATCGCAAGGGATGTCGCTATTGTCGGGCACATCCCCAGGAGCATCCTGAATGTCGGGTTCTCCCTGCCTACGCCGTTT from Bacillota bacterium carries:
- the radC gene encoding DNA repair protein RadC; the protein is MDGKSRRRGIKDMPMGERPMERLVEFGPEAVSTAELIAVIIRCGMRGESAVDVGNRVIGTVGSPRRLATAGLLELAAIPGIGPVRAAQIKASIELGRRLLAGDGETRVGVGSPGEAASLLMPAMRYLDREEFRAIFLDTRNRVIDTATISIGSLNSSIVHPREVFREAIRAASAGIILAHNHPSGDPSPSPDDIAITQRLARAGSLLGIEVLDHIIIGDNAFVSFKDKGLLGSG
- a CDS encoding Maf family protein, translating into MTTRLVILASASPRRLHLMKEVGLEFQVIPSGVDEASVEGDNPAGLVTALARAKAEDVASRVPEGLVVGADTIVVVDGAILGKPRDAQDAARMLRMLAGRAHEVYSGVAVVDAASGRCVSGHEVTEVRFRPLTDRNIENYLATGEPWDKAGAYAIQGVGSLLVSGITGDYTCVVGLPLGVLSSLLREFGLELI
- a CDS encoding Fe-S cluster domain-containing protein, yielding MAYLYALVSMGALGLIFGLSLGVAAKKLAVKKDPRVDEILGVLPGANCGACGFPGCSGFASAVAAGKAPVDGCPVGQAAVAHKVAAIMGVECGDSQPKYARVLCLGDRANASDLFRYEGIRDCRAAAMTGGGFKGCAYGCLGLGTCVAACPFDAIHMSPNGLPVVDDSACTGCGKCVRACPRNIIELRTAEETVNVMCKSHARGPEVKQVCKVGCIGCGICAKNCPEKAIAMHDNLAVIDQSKCTRCGVCVQKCPVKCIKNGYPVTSETEIKEAV
- the rsxA gene encoding electron transport complex subunit RsxA translates to MRELIVILLGGILVNNVMLTRILGVCPFIGVSKQVETATGMGMAVIFVMTVASAVTWLIQNLILNPFNMGYLQTVSFILVIAALVQLIEMVVLKVSPTLYRALGIYLPLITTNCAVLGVAILNIRESYNLLEAAVSGLAGGAGFALAIILFAAMRERQELAPISRAMVGFPIALVTTGLMAMAFLGFSGFNISKLMGL
- a CDS encoding electron transport complex subunit E, yielding MSLASDFRNGVGRENPTFRMLLGMCPTIATSLAISNGIGMGLAATFVLLGSNLIISIIRKVIPNQIRIPCFIVVIATFVTIVDLTMAAYLPELHKVLGVFVPLIVVNCIILARAEAFASKNPPLNSIMDGIGMGVGFTLALVLLSAIREPLGTGVILAAPDLGFEGIKLFPPEYAAAVVTRPVGGFITLGLLIGAVNLITMKRKRPCGQ